One window from the genome of Ictidomys tridecemlineatus isolate mIctTri1 chromosome 12, mIctTri1.hap1, whole genome shotgun sequence encodes:
- the Cib4 gene encoding calcium and integrin-binding family member 4 isoform X8 — protein sequence MDQVSSLPALRVNPFRDRICKVFSHDDVFSFEDVLSMASVFSEQACPSLKIEYAFRIYAGADWLSQINDLLPWAGKPNLLPYIQKRNRVVNKHGPRSWLLGLGTLLSNDFNENGFIDEEDLQRIVLRLLNSDDVSEDMLMDLAHHLLPDSLLGMLMCHKLLIQQPLGDPWNPPLQALTSDLKHDFGPLPNIIF from the exons GTCAACCCTTTCAGAGACCGCATCTGCAAAGTGTTCTCACATGACGATGTGTTCTCCTTTGAGGATGTGCTGAGCATGGCCTCTGTGTTCAGTGAGCAGGCCTGCCCCAGCCTGAAGATTGAGTACGCTTTTCGTATCTACG CAGGTGCTGATTGGCTTAGCCAAATCAATGATCTGCTGCCCTGGGCTGGAAAACCAAACTTGCTCCCCTACATCCAAAAAAGAAACAGAGTCGTGAACAAACATGGCCCGAGAAGTTGGCTGCTTGGGTTGGGGACACTTCTCAGCAATG ATTTTAATGAGAACGGCTTCATCGATGAGGAGGACCTGCAGAGGATTGTGCTACGACTGCTGAACAGCGATGACGTGTCTGAGGACATGCTGATGGACCTTGCACACCAC CTCCTTCCGGATTCACTTCTGGGGATGTTGATGTGCCACAAACTCCTGATCCAGCAGCCTCTCGGAGACCCCTGGAACCCGCCCCTCCAGGCACTGACATCTGATTTAAAACATGACTTTGGCCCCCTCCcgaatattattttctaa